Proteins encoded in a region of the Mucilaginibacter sabulilitoris genome:
- a CDS encoding L-rhamnose mutarotase produces the protein MNKIGLTSVFIMICCMYFAACNNAQQNKTLPQTTTADIAKVQRYGMVTGLKPEKMAYYKKLHAAVWPRVLRKIQECNIRNYSIYVQKIEGKYYLFSYFEYTGHNFNKDMAKMAADTTTQRWWKETNPAQIPLPEAAARKQIWQNMEEVFHY, from the coding sequence ATGAATAAGATAGGGTTAACCTCAGTTTTTATCATGATTTGCTGTATGTATTTTGCAGCCTGCAATAATGCTCAGCAAAATAAAACATTACCCCAAACTACTACAGCCGATATCGCGAAAGTACAACGCTATGGTATGGTGACCGGATTAAAGCCCGAGAAAATGGCCTACTATAAAAAGCTGCATGCTGCCGTGTGGCCCAGAGTATTGAGAAAGATTCAGGAGTGTAATATCCGTAACTATTCTATCTATGTTCAAAAAATTGAAGGAAAGTATTACCTGTTCAGTTATTTTGAATATACCGGGCATAATTTTAACAAGGATATGGCCAAAATGGCTGCCGATACAACGACTCAGCGTTGGTGGAAAGAAACTAACCCGGCGCAAATCCCATTACCAGAAGCCGCTGCCCGTAAGCAAATATGGCAAAACATGGAAGAGGTTTTTCATTACTAA
- a CDS encoding AraC family transcriptional regulator, with protein MSNTFKRRDGFIGEKLFGIPQKILKEAKERDPELFPVYITNIGYFPKATFHYRERRKGCEDNILIYCLQGKGYYILDSKRYEVHSNQFIIIPATDKYIRYWADKDDPWTIYWVHYTGDNIQAFNKSLNLSLIKGPVQIPFNDKAIEIWQNIYQTLEMGYSIENLCSANFCLYHLIAIFLFPQRHIQYDKEDDGDIITKTINNMRDNLSKKLTVDDMANKHNLSVSHFSNIFRKATGMPPIDYFIHLKMQKACQLLYTNADKIKEVATKLGYDDPYYFSRIFKKYIGTSPEQYRVTAKNTG; from the coding sequence ATGAGCAACACCTTTAAAAGACGAGATGGCTTTATAGGAGAAAAACTTTTTGGCATCCCTCAAAAAATATTAAAGGAGGCTAAGGAGCGCGACCCTGAACTTTTTCCTGTTTACATTACCAACATTGGTTATTTTCCGAAAGCTACATTCCACTACCGCGAACGCAGAAAAGGCTGTGAGGACAATATACTTATTTACTGCCTGCAGGGAAAGGGATATTATATATTGGATAGCAAACGTTACGAGGTACACTCTAACCAGTTTATTATTATACCGGCTACAGACAAATACATTCGTTACTGGGCCGATAAGGATGACCCGTGGACTATTTATTGGGTGCATTACACCGGCGATAATATTCAGGCCTTTAATAAATCGCTTAATTTAAGCCTCATCAAAGGCCCGGTACAAATACCATTTAATGATAAAGCCATTGAAATATGGCAAAATATTTATCAAACCCTTGAAATGGGTTACAGCATTGAGAACCTCTGCAGCGCCAATTTTTGCCTGTACCATTTGATAGCCATATTTCTGTTTCCGCAAAGACATATTCAATATGATAAGGAAGATGATGGCGACATTATTACTAAAACCATCAATAATATGCGCGATAACCTGAGTAAAAAGCTCACGGTTGACGACATGGCAAATAAACACAATTTGTCAGTTTCCCACTTTTCCAACATTTTCAGAAAAGCTACCGGAATGCCACCTATTGATTACTTTATTCACCTGAAAATGCAAAAGGCATGCCAGCTCTTATACACCAATGCCGATAAGATTAAGGAGGTTGCTACAAAACTTGGGTATGACGACCCGTATTATTTTTCGAGGATATTTAAAAAGTATATTGGCACCTCGCCGGAGCAGTACAGGGTTACAGCGAAAAATACAGGATAA
- a CDS encoding SDR family NAD(P)-dependent oxidoreductase, producing the protein MLLKNKVIFLTGGTEGIGFECAKVYQTAGAQLSIISNSEESIKQAAEKLSGETLFIMADVSVAADMERAVAKTATNFGRIDVIHNNAGISNPSKAVHETTGEEWDNLFNINVKGIYNTTRFGIEELKKTRGNILNTSSLVGEIGQQIHAAYSATKGAVNALTKSMALDYAPYGIRVNAVAPAGVWTPMLRAWSRQQPDSLIIANYLNEIHALGYCPEGDVVADACLFLVSEQARFITGCILPVSGGAELGYRRVINQSI; encoded by the coding sequence ATGCTACTAAAAAATAAAGTGATTTTTTTAACCGGGGGTACAGAAGGTATTGGTTTTGAGTGCGCTAAAGTATACCAGACAGCAGGAGCCCAACTCAGTATTATCTCCAATTCGGAAGAGAGCATTAAACAAGCTGCTGAAAAATTGTCCGGAGAAACACTTTTTATTATGGCCGACGTATCCGTTGCCGCTGATATGGAACGCGCAGTTGCAAAAACAGCCACCAATTTTGGAAGAATTGATGTGATACATAATAACGCAGGTATATCAAACCCATCAAAGGCAGTGCATGAAACTACCGGCGAGGAATGGGATAATCTGTTTAATATAAATGTGAAAGGTATTTATAATACTACCAGGTTTGGTATTGAAGAATTAAAAAAAACACGTGGAAATATCCTGAACACAAGCAGCTTGGTAGGCGAAATAGGGCAACAGATACATGCGGCTTACAGCGCTACCAAAGGCGCTGTTAATGCGTTAACCAAATCAATGGCGCTTGATTATGCGCCTTATGGCATCAGGGTTAATGCTGTCGCACCGGCGGGGGTATGGACACCCATGCTGCGTGCCTGGAGCCGGCAGCAGCCCGATTCATTAATCATTGCTAATTATCTCAATGAAATACATGCCCTTGGTTATTGCCCCGAAGGCGATGTGGTGGCCGATGCCTGTTTGTTCCTGGTATCTGAGCAGGCACGGTTTATTACCGGCTGCATTTTGCCAGTAAGCGGCGGGGCCGAGCTGGGTTACAGAAGAGTTATAAACCAATCTATTTAA
- a CDS encoding enolase C-terminal domain-like protein produces MIKNIKVDDVRYALDGSAGSDAIHKDPIYSYAVTRLFDDSGLTGTGFAFTLGEGNDLVCKAAHYYASKLVGNDIEEMMAGFGKLFNQLSNDQQFRWLGPHKGVVHLALASVTNACYDLWAKKRGVPLWRLLNDLSPEQIVATLDLSYLEDELTHEQAIQMLRDGQLTSSERLGVLQTGYPGYDTSIGWFNYSDEKVRENCKKALAEGFTAMKLKVGSVDPERDIRRAHIVREVAGDKVKVMLDANQQWNLPQAISICNKFKSMNPYWVEEPTHPDDVLAHRTLADAIAPVKLALGEHVPNKIIFKNYLQTGCASFVQVDAVRVGGVSEFITISLLCKKFGVPVVPHVGDMGQLHQHLVLFNHISVGHEALFLEHIPHLQQHFKHPVNISNGVYHTPQETGSSCDLIALSE; encoded by the coding sequence ATGATAAAAAATATTAAAGTTGATGATGTGCGCTATGCACTTGATGGCAGTGCTGGCAGTGATGCTATACATAAAGACCCTATTTACTCATACGCGGTAACCCGTTTGTTTGACGACAGCGGGTTAACAGGTACTGGTTTTGCCTTCACCCTTGGCGAAGGTAATGACTTGGTTTGCAAGGCCGCGCATTACTACGCAAGTAAATTGGTTGGTAACGATATTGAAGAAATGATGGCCGGTTTTGGTAAACTGTTCAATCAGCTATCAAACGATCAGCAATTCAGGTGGTTGGGGCCGCATAAAGGTGTGGTGCACCTGGCGCTGGCTTCGGTTACCAACGCCTGTTATGACCTTTGGGCCAAAAAAAGAGGTGTGCCACTGTGGAGATTACTGAACGATCTTTCGCCCGAGCAAATAGTTGCTACGTTAGACCTATCGTACCTCGAAGATGAGCTTACCCATGAACAGGCTATTCAAATGCTGCGCGATGGACAATTGACAAGCAGTGAGCGGTTAGGCGTTTTACAAACGGGATATCCTGGTTATGATACTTCTATCGGTTGGTTTAATTACTCGGACGAAAAGGTTCGCGAAAACTGTAAAAAAGCATTAGCAGAAGGATTTACAGCAATGAAGCTTAAGGTAGGCTCAGTTGATCCGGAAAGAGATATACGCCGCGCCCATATTGTAAGGGAGGTTGCAGGCGATAAAGTAAAGGTAATGCTTGATGCTAACCAGCAATGGAACCTGCCGCAAGCTATATCGATCTGCAATAAATTTAAGAGCATGAACCCATACTGGGTAGAAGAGCCAACGCACCCTGATGATGTGCTTGCTCACAGAACCCTGGCCGATGCCATTGCTCCGGTAAAACTGGCGCTGGGCGAACATGTACCCAATAAAATCATCTTTAAAAACTATCTGCAAACCGGTTGCGCATCCTTTGTTCAGGTTGACGCAGTGCGGGTTGGCGGGGTGAGCGAATTTATTACCATAAGTCTGTTGTGTAAAAAATTTGGTGTGCCCGTTGTGCCGCACGTCGGCGATATGGGGCAACTGCACCAGCACCTGGTCTTGTTCAATCATATTTCGGTAGGGCATGAGGCTTTGTTTTTGGAACATATACCACATTTGCAACAGCATTTTAAACATCCGGTTAATATCAGCAATGGTGTTTATCACACACCTCAGGAAACGGGAAGCAGTTGTGATTTGATAGCTTTAAGTGAGTAG
- a CDS encoding sodium:solute symporter, with product MIHTPDLIISALYIAFIFVIGLWSGIRHQRKTKNNNNEAGEYFLAGKKLRWPMIGLALFATNISCVHLVSLAQSGFDKGLLNGDFEWMAAFTLILLALFFAPFYIKSGVATLPDFLEKRYDRASRDWLAIISVVSAVLIHIAFSLLAGGVVLHTLFGVDMYTSVIVISIITTIYTVVGGLTAVVVTESIQTVVLLGGAIIMSIAAYTKMGGWEPMVDVLKHTGEMNKLSMLRPHGDPSGMPWYAVFLGYPVLGIWYWCADQTIVQRVLGAKDENHARVGPLFCGFIKILPVFIFVMPGLFAYTLAQSGHLDISALKSIVGGKEVFDSKGIYTLMITQLIPQGLIGVLVAALLSGLMSQISGALNSISTIVSYDIYKRYNPEAKDASLVKIGKIAAGVSLILSLALLPLLNKYGSIFDGLNDIIAHIAPPITCVFLLGVFWEKASAVSAKYTLWIGSAIGVLVFTLNKLYPDTAIGQIPFMMMAFYLFVICVVIQVTLSYAYPVKHTKESSTLYWRSPWEPLQGAAWHGLGNYKVLSLLLVFIMAMLFYIFR from the coding sequence ATGATACATACTCCCGATTTAATTATCAGCGCCTTGTACATCGCCTTTATTTTTGTAATTGGGTTGTGGTCGGGTATACGCCATCAGCGTAAAACCAAAAACAATAATAACGAGGCCGGCGAGTATTTTTTAGCAGGTAAAAAGCTGCGCTGGCCTATGATTGGGTTGGCATTATTTGCAACCAACATTTCCTGTGTTCACCTGGTTAGTCTCGCGCAAAGCGGTTTTGACAAAGGCTTGCTTAACGGCGATTTTGAATGGATGGCGGCGTTTACCTTAATATTGCTGGCTTTGTTCTTCGCGCCGTTTTACATTAAATCAGGCGTAGCTACCCTGCCCGACTTTTTAGAGAAAAGGTACGACCGGGCCAGCCGCGACTGGCTTGCTATTATATCGGTAGTATCCGCAGTACTTATCCATATCGCTTTCTCTTTGCTGGCAGGTGGGGTAGTGCTGCATACTTTGTTTGGGGTTGATATGTACACAAGTGTTATTGTCATATCCATTATTACCACCATTTATACCGTTGTTGGCGGCTTAACGGCGGTAGTGGTGACCGAATCTATCCAAACGGTAGTGCTGTTAGGTGGCGCTATTATAATGAGCATTGCCGCCTATACTAAAATGGGTGGCTGGGAGCCAATGGTTGACGTTTTGAAGCACACTGGCGAAATGAATAAGCTCTCGATGCTTCGTCCGCACGGCGACCCAAGTGGCATGCCCTGGTATGCAGTATTTTTAGGGTATCCGGTGTTAGGTATCTGGTACTGGTGTGCCGACCAAACCATTGTGCAGCGGGTGTTGGGTGCAAAAGATGAAAACCATGCCCGGGTTGGCCCGCTGTTTTGCGGGTTTATTAAAATATTACCTGTTTTTATCTTCGTAATGCCGGGCTTGTTCGCCTACACGCTGGCACAAAGCGGTCACCTGGATATTTCAGCCTTAAAAAGTATTGTAGGGGGTAAGGAGGTTTTTGACAGTAAAGGTATTTATACCTTAATGATTACCCAGCTTATCCCGCAGGGTTTAATAGGGGTGTTGGTGGCCGCATTATTATCAGGCTTAATGAGCCAGATCTCCGGCGCGTTAAACTCCATTTCAACCATAGTAAGCTATGATATATACAAGCGGTACAACCCCGAAGCTAAAGATGCCAGCTTGGTTAAAATTGGTAAAATTGCTGCGGGGGTATCGTTGATATTGTCGCTGGCGTTGCTGCCGTTATTAAATAAGTATGGAAGCATTTTTGATGGACTGAACGATATTATCGCCCATATTGCTCCACCCATTACCTGTGTATTTTTATTGGGTGTTTTTTGGGAAAAGGCATCGGCAGTATCAGCCAAATACACTTTATGGATAGGCTCTGCTATTGGTGTGCTGGTGTTTACCTTGAATAAATTATATCCCGATACGGCTATCGGACAAATACCATTCATGATGATGGCTTTTTATTTGTTTGTGATATGTGTGGTTATACAAGTAACATTATCCTACGCGTATCCGGTAAAACATACTAAAGAGAGCTCAACGCTTTATTGGCGGTCGCCATGGGAACCATTGCAAGGCGCGGCATGGCATGGTTTAGGGAATTATAAAGTGCTGTCATTGTTACTGGTATTTATTATGGCAATGCTCTTTTACATATTCAGATAA